The Winogradskyella schleiferi genome contains the following window.
CCTGATAGTAATCGGGACAGGACTAGCGGTTTTTCATTGGTCACGACTTAAGAGGTCACACAACAACTACACACAACAACACAACCCTGTCCGTCTAGTTAGGCGGAGACCATTGTTTAACAGAATTCTGGTGGCTGAGCGTAGTCGAGGTCCCGGTAAAATTCAAGAATTAAAAAATTTATGATTCCAAAAGTTTTTAGAGAGGTCATTGACCTAGGAGACGGTAGAGAAATTTCTATCGAAACCGGAAAATTAGCAAAACAAGCGCATGGTAGCGTTGTGGTGCAGTCTGGAAAATGCATGTTATTATGTACAGTAGTTTCCAATTACGAACAAAAAGACCTTGATTTTCTTCCGTTAACGGTAGATTACAGAGAAAAATTTGCTGCGGCTGGGCGTTATCCTGGTGGTTTCTTCAAGAGAGAAGCAAGACCAAGTGACGGCGAAGTATTAACGATGCGTTTAGTGGATCGTGTTTTACGTCCATTATTCCCAAAAGATTATCACTCGGAAACACAAGTGATGATTCAATTAATGTCTCATGACGATGACGTTATGCCAGATGCTATGGCAGGATTAGCTGCTTCTGCTGCTATCCAATTATCAGATTTTCCATTTGAATGTGCGATTTCTGAAGCAAGAGTAGGCCGTGTAAATGGCGAATTTATCATCAACCCTACACGATCTCAACTAGAAGAATCTGATATCGATATGATGATCGGAGCTTCTGCGGATTCCGTAATGATGGTTGAAGGTGAAATGGACGAGATTTCCGAAGAAGAAATGACAGAAGCCATTAAGTTTGCCCATGAAGCAATTAAAGTACAATGTGCTGCTCAATTGAGATTGGCTGAAGCTTTCGGAAAGAAAGAAACTCGTGAATATCCTGAAGAACGATCAGACGAGGATTTGGCTAAGAAAATCCATGATATGGCTTACGATAAAGTATATGCCATTGCAAAAGCTGGATCGTCGAAACACGAAAGAAGTACAGCATTTTCTGAAATTAAAGAAGAAATCAAAGCTACGTTTTCTGAAGAAGAATTAGAAGACTTTGGTGGATTGGTTTCTAAATATTATCGAGCTGCCGAAAAAGCGGCTATTAGAGACCTGACCTTAAATGAAGGACAACGTTTAGACGGAAGAAAAACAGACGAGATCAGACCGATATGGTGTGAGATAGATTATTTACCGTCTGTACATGGGTCTTCAATCTTTACTCGTGGAGAAACTCAAGCTTTAGCAACAGTAACTTTAGGAACTTCTAGAGATGCCAATCAGGTAGACATGCCATCTTACGAAGGTGAGGAGCGTTTCTATTTGCACTACAACTTCCCTCCTTTTTGTACAGGTGAAGCAAGACCAATCCGTGGCACCTCTCGTAGAGAAGTTGGTCATGGTAACTTAGCACAACGCGCCTTAAAAGGCATGATTCCTGAGGATTGTCCTTATACAGTACGTGTAGTTTCTGAAGTATTGGAATCTAACGGTTCGTCTTCAATGGCAACAGTTTGTTCTGGAACAATGGCATTGATGGATGCTGGTGTGCAAATGACAAAACCAGTTTCAGGTATTGCCATGGGATTAATTTCTGATGGAGATTCTGGAAAATATGCCGTATTGTCTGATATTTTAGGTGATGAAGATCACTTAGGAGATATGGACTTTAAAGTGACTGGAACTGCAGATGGTATTACCGCTTGCCAAATGGATATTAAAGTAAAAGGCTTGACTTATGAAATCCTTGTCAATGCTTTAAAACAAGCTCGTGATGGTCGTTTACATATCTTAGAGAAGATAACGGACACTATTGCTAAGCCAAATGCTGAAGTAAAAGAACATGCACCAACAATGGTAACGAGACGAATTCCAAATGAATTTATCGGAGCATTAATTGGACCTGGTGGAAAAGTGATTCAGGAAATGCAAAAAGAAACTGAGACTACTATCGTAATTAACGAAGATCCAGTAACTGAAGAAGGTATTGTTGAAATTTTAGGTGTTGGTAAAAAAGGCATTAATGCTGTAATGGCAAAAATCGATGCTATTTTATTTAAGCCTGAAGTGGGCAGCATTTACGAAGTAAAAGTGATCAAAATGTTAGATTTTGGTGCTGTTGTTGAGTATATGGATGCACCAGGAAACGAAGTGTTATTGCACGTATCTGAATTAGCGTGGGAGCGTACAGAAAATGTATCTGATGTGGTAAACATGGGCGATGTGTTTGATGTAAAATATTTCGGTATTGATTCTAGAACACGTAAGGAAAAAGTATCACGTAAAGCGATTTTACCAAAACCAGAAGGTTTCAAGGAAAGACCGCCAAGAGACAATAATAGTCGTGGTGGACGTGATAACAACAGAGGAAGAGATAATCGTGGACGTGACAACAGACGTGATGATCGTAAGCCTAGAGAGAATAAGAAGGAAGATTAATTTCATTCTAATCTTAATATATTTGAAAAGCCCAACCGTGATGTTGGGCTTTTTTGTTTTCTTTATTATAATCTATAAAGTGGATAATACAGACATGAATCTATAGGTGTATTTTAATAATGATTGTAAAAGCGTAGTGAATTACCAATTAGTTACGCCACACATATTTATTACCGAAAGATTTAGAGCAAATAAATAGCCCTTTGGATAATGCAATTAAAAAATTATCTTTATAGGAAAAAGAGAAAACACTCACTATATCCTAATATATTTACGGGATATGAGTAATAAATCTTATTATTTTAAACGATGTTTACAATACGAAGAAACTCTGAAATATGAAGGATATTAAGATTTTATTATTAACTTTTCTATCTCTGACTTTGTTCAGACAACATTTGAAATGTTGTGAATCGGCAAAAAAAAAAGTTGAAACTTATTTAAGCGGGTTTTGGAGAATATCCGAAAATAAAAATTGAATTCATTTAATTGGAAGATGATTTTGGTCCGGAGTTCATTCACAAATTATCAAAACAATGGGATATTCCAGTGAATTTTATGTTCATAGGATCTCCAGGAGACCATTTCCCATACAGAGTTGAAGAATTGGGTGGTGTTCGATTGATTATATAACACAAAAAACTAAAAATTATGAGTTTATTATCAGAAAATGTAATTCCGGGAAATCACGGAAAAGTATTTGGCACCGATGCCACCGAACCTAAAGATTTAGAACGTATTAAAAAGAACATTTTAGCCATTAAAGGTGTAAAAGAAGTTGTTATTAATGCAGATTTATTCCCAAAGGAATTGACGGTTCAAACCAGTACACTAGTTGAAATAAAGGATGTTGAGGATGCAGTTTTACCGACTGGTTTTCATGTCATACCCAAAGGGCTTTTCGAACTTTAAATAGAACACTTTTTGACACTACAGATTTATGGTTAGCGGTGGGAGTTTATTAAAGATGAACGTGCCTTGTATTCCTTTTTTTAAATCAACTTATCCAAAGTTTCGTTTTTTTCGGAGCTATTAAAGTTTTGAGTATAAAAGGAATGCAAAATTAAAGATATAACGATTTACACCAAACTGATACTTATTACTAAAATTTCAATAGTACTTATAGATCATGGAACTATTGATTCTAAAATATTTTTTGAAAACATGACCTGTGATGTTAAACCAGACATTGAACCACACCATAATATTAAAAGAATACAACCATAAAATAAGAATGTTTAAAAACGGAATTTAATCTTGCTTTTTAAAGAAAACAGCATATGCCTTATCTATTCCATTAATACTATCTTCAGGATAATCATTGTACAAAAAAACGATGGAGTCATTGTTCATCTCACTAATTGGGTATACGATAAAATCATTGGTATCGTATCCTCTATAAAAAGTAAGTAAATCGTTTTCTATGAGCCAACCATTAACACCACTTGGAAAACACCATGGAAAGTAATTAGCTGATTCTGACTTCATGAGTTTAACCAAAGGTTTGTTCGGATTTTCATAGGGACAGTCCCAACTATATCCAATTAACTTATTTGAATAAAATTGTATGGTATCAGTTCTATCTCCAGTTGGCCAACCCGTTCCAGAGTCGTAACTAATTTCAACAGATGCATCAAGCATTGTATCATAACGATATCCAAAATACCACTTACCAATTAATAACCTTTCAGAATTTGAAGATTGAGAATACAGATCTTCTCCGTTGTATTGATCTGGACTTGGATATTCATCATTTTTATTGGATGAACAAGCCATAGTTAAAACAGTAAATAATAAAACTAATTTTGTCATAATTATTTAATAATCAGCGATTAAAAACTTAAGAATTATAATTTAGAATACCATCAAAATTTTTGGTAATTTTTTCATTTTAAGTTTTAAGTTAATTGACTATTCCTTACCCAGTTGGTAAACAATAGAATATTTTTCCATCAATCCTAATTGCTTCTTATAGTTATCCATTTTATAATCTATAGTTATTTTCTTTCTACTGGATCCTATAAGTGCGCCAATTATTCCACTGGGAATACACGCCACAATACCGCCTGCAGTAGCTTTCTCTTCCTTAGTTAAACTAAACCAACCTGTATCATCATCTCCTCCAGATAAACCTATCACGTAGCCCAAAGCAGCACCAGCCAATCCGCCAACTAAAGAAGCTTTAGCCACTGATCCTCGTTTTCTTATTTTTATGATATTAATTTTCTCTGCAGGAACAAATAGAAGGGTTTCCAAATCAATTTTTTTT
Protein-coding sequences here:
- a CDS encoding polyribonucleotide nucleotidyltransferase — protein: MIPKVFREVIDLGDGREISIETGKLAKQAHGSVVVQSGKCMLLCTVVSNYEQKDLDFLPLTVDYREKFAAAGRYPGGFFKREARPSDGEVLTMRLVDRVLRPLFPKDYHSETQVMIQLMSHDDDVMPDAMAGLAASAAIQLSDFPFECAISEARVGRVNGEFIINPTRSQLEESDIDMMIGASADSVMMVEGEMDEISEEEMTEAIKFAHEAIKVQCAAQLRLAEAFGKKETREYPEERSDEDLAKKIHDMAYDKVYAIAKAGSSKHERSTAFSEIKEEIKATFSEEELEDFGGLVSKYYRAAEKAAIRDLTLNEGQRLDGRKTDEIRPIWCEIDYLPSVHGSSIFTRGETQALATVTLGTSRDANQVDMPSYEGEERFYLHYNFPPFCTGEARPIRGTSRREVGHGNLAQRALKGMIPEDCPYTVRVVSEVLESNGSSSMATVCSGTMALMDAGVQMTKPVSGIAMGLISDGDSGKYAVLSDILGDEDHLGDMDFKVTGTADGITACQMDIKVKGLTYEILVNALKQARDGRLHILEKITDTIAKPNAEVKEHAPTMVTRRIPNEFIGALIGPGGKVIQEMQKETETTIVINEDPVTEEGIVEILGVGKKGINAVMAKIDAILFKPEVGSIYEVKVIKMLDFGAVVEYMDAPGNEVLLHVSELAWERTENVSDVVNMGDVFDVKYFGIDSRTRKEKVSRKAILPKPEGFKERPPRDNNSRGGRDNNRGRDNRGRDNRRDDRKPRENKKED
- a CDS encoding heavy-metal-associated domain-containing protein; translated protein: MSLLSENVIPGNHGKVFGTDATEPKDLERIKKNILAIKGVKEVVINADLFPKELTVQTSTLVEIKDVEDAVLPTGFHVIPKGLFEL